In Thermoproteota archaeon, one DNA window encodes the following:
- the pfdA gene encoding prefoldin subunit alpha, translating into MSEEQAQQLLYQLQMLEGYVGDLAHRENTLVTVLQEAISATESLKELKTKPDASSLVPVGLGTFVKSKISSNEKVVLNIGAGVAVEKDTDSAINYLEARIKEIEVALQDASAKKRDAEARLEHGKQQINQMMQSSRSPPQ; encoded by the coding sequence ATGAGTGAAGAGCAGGCCCAGCAATTATTGTACCAATTACAAATGCTTGAGGGATATGTAGGAGATCTTGCACACAGAGAAAATACACTAGTTACAGTTCTTCAAGAGGCAATCTCTGCAACAGAATCGCTAAAGGAATTAAAGACAAAACCTGATGCAAGCTCACTTGTCCCTGTAGGCCTGGGAACTTTTGTGAAATCAAAAATTTCATCTAATGAAAAAGTAGTTCTAAACATTGGTGCCGGAGTTGCAGTCGAAAAAGACACTGATTCTGCAATTAACTATCTTGAGGCAAGAATTAAAGAAATTGAAGTTGCATTACAAGACGCATCTGCTAAAAAACGTGATGCAGAGGCACGATTAGAGCATGGAAAACAGCAGATTAACCAAATGATGCAGTCATCACGCTCCCCTCCACAATAA